Proteins from a genomic interval of Vanessa atalanta chromosome 28, ilVanAtal1.2, whole genome shotgun sequence:
- the LOC125074708 gene encoding PR domain zinc finger protein 5-like isoform X1 gives MEFDEIVVKESPGLCRCCLSEGCYKDLGTEYAWMDETEVYADMLLECFDISISQHMEGPNGPNRLICEVCITRLRDACNFKKQVLDSEKKFVDMVGRGEFKSKVIVYQEQMKSEMIMEPQPAHDADVEYLDEEIDYDDGNKDDSNEPTVSEDITVDALPIKGKRGRPKKTTVKPEKKKSKLEEKAKPKIVKDIKHRKIKGCESSSMRRRKNLQLLFNNTTIIPFKWRGKYLCFFCSKDIAQYSELRKHTKSHGNCSIEDHSLKVLKGGQNMEIKIDISEIGCEICNEEFPAFDDVLNHLFVKHKLEYDKDVDMAIEEYKLVDLSCSQCDDKFTYFGYLVSHINNNHPKNCLICDKCNQKFNKKRDLFSHMKNYHREGGYPCDVCPQSFSSLNILRKHRNNSHLTRCNVCHLRLPSAVLKQKHIELEHPDNGSLQCDICYKDFHTKQGLKMHLRKCKGDIFDIAIKKEDYDAMDLDSNYENVKRPSVKQIRENIVTVINMSTAIPFNFYKNKFNCFYCSKDFPDSDSMREHTVLEHPICDVKEKCIRKCRESVACVKIDISSLACKVCFESMPDLETLLDHLISKHEANYDKSITTCLQPYKLVKDHMACPNCPSEVFRFFGTLLKHMNNKHTNNNIICVYCGQTFRRDQNLRVHIWRHHRDGRFKCNICGADCNIPSRLYMHMANAHGVKAAKCPKCTEAFPTQYLRQKHLIEAHDSGHKCSYCGKLFTRNSFMRDHIRRTHLKEKNVECSICNMKFFNNILLRRHMVKHSGEKNFHCDICGERFYWRKSLRTHMSRHNKHINSV, from the exons ATGGAGTTCGATGAAATTGTGGTGAAAGAGAGCCCAGGGCTTTGCCGGTGCTGTCTTTCTGAAGGTTGTTATAAGGACTTAGGAACAGAGTATGCATGGATGGACGAGACCGAAGTGTACGCCGATATGCTGCTAGAATGCTTTGATATCAGT ataTCGCAACACATGGAAGGACCGAATGGACCAAACCGTCTCATCTGTGAGGTTTGCATCACACGTCTTCGAGATGCGTGTAACTTCAAGAAGCAAGTCCTCGATTCCGAAAAGAAGTTTGTCGACATGGTCGGTAGGGGCGAGTTCAAGTCGAAag taataGTTTATCAGGAACAAATGAAGTCTGAAATGATTATGGAACCGCAACCAGCTCACGACGCTGATGTTGAATATTTGGACGAGGAAATTGATTATGATG ATGGAAACAAAGACGATTCAAACGAACCTACAGTATCTGAAGACATAACAGTTGATGCGTTACCGATAAAAGGCAAACGTGGAAGGCCTAAAAAGACAACCGTCAAACCGGAAAAGAAAAAATCGAAACTAGAGGAAAAGGCTAAACCGAAAATTGTCAAag atatAAAACATCGGAAAATCAAAGGCTGTGAATCATCGTCGATGCGTAGGCGGAAAAATCTTCAATTACTTTTCAACAATACGACGATAATTCCGTTCAAATGGAGGGGAAAATATCTGTGTTTCTTTTGCAGTAAGGATATAGCTCAATATTCTGAATTACGTAAGCACACGAAATCTCATGGGAATTGCTCGATAGAAGATCATTCCCTGAAAGTATTGAAAGGTGGGCAGAACATGGAAATAAAGATTGATATTTCTGAAATAGGCTGTGAGATTTGTAACGAAGAATTTCCAGCGTTCGACGATGTTTTAAATCACCTTTTCGTCAAGCATAAATTGGAATACGACAAAGATGTCGATATGGCTATAGAAGAATATAAACTTGTTGATCTCAGCTGTAGTCAGTGTGACGATAAGTTCACTTACTTCGGCTATCTCGTCTCGCATATCAATAATAATCACCCAAAGAACTGTTTGATATGTGACAAATGTAATCAGAAGTTCAATAAGAAACGAGATCTTTTTTCGCACATGAAGAATTATCACCGAGAAGGGGGTTACCCGTGTGACGTATGTCCTCAGAGTTTCAGCTCGCTAAACATACTGAGGAAACATAGAAATAATAGTCATTTAACGAGATGCAACGTTTGTCATTTAAGATTACCTTCAGCGGTTCTCAAACAGAAACATATAGAATTAGAACATCCGGACAATGGTTCGTTGCAGTGCGATATTTGTTACAAAGACTTCCATACGAAACAAGGTTTGAAAATGCACTTGCGGAAATGTAAGGGAGACATTTTCGATATAGCCATAAAGAAAGAAGATTACGACGCCATGGATTTGGACAGCAACTATGAAAACGTAAAACGTCCAAGCGTCAAACAGATCagagaaaatattgtaacagtCATAAACATGTCAACAGCGATaccgtttaatttttataaaaataaattcaattgctTCTATTGCTCGAAAGATTTCCCTGATTCCGATTCGATGAGAGAACACACGGTTTTAGAACATCCAATATGTGATGTTAAAGAGAAATGTATCAGAAAATGCAGGGAGTCGGTTGCATGCgttaaaatagatatttcatCTTTAGCGTGTAAGGTTTGTTTCGAATCGATGCCTGATTTGGAGACTCTGTTAGACCATCTTATATCGAAACATGAGGCTAATTATGACAAATCAATAACCACGTGTTTGCAGCCTTATAAATTGGTCAAAGATCACATGGCCTGTCCGAATTGTCCCAGCGAAGTGTTTAGATTTTTCGGCACATTATTAAAACACATGAACAACAAACACacgaataataatatcatctgCGTTTACTGTGGACAAACATTTCGACGAGACCAAAATTTGAGAGTTCATATATGGAGACATCACAGAGACGGTAGATTCAAGTGCAATATATGCGGAGCTGATTGTAACATACCTTCGAGGTTGTATATGCACATGGCTAATGCACACGGCGTTAAAGCGGCTAAATGTCCGAAGTGTACGGAAGCGTTCCCCACACAGTATCTCagacaaaaacatttaatagaaGCACATGATTCCGGCCACAAATGTTCCTACTGTGGTAAATTATTCACGCGTAATTCGTTCATGCGTGATCACATACGAAGGACGCATTTGAAAGAGAAGAACGTGGAATGTTCCATATGTAACATGAAATTCTTCAATAATATACTTTTGCGTCGTCATATGGTGAAACACAGCGGGGAGAAGAATTTCCATTGTGACATTTGTGGGGAAAGATTCTATTGGAGGAAGAGTTTACGTACGCATATGTCCAGACATAATAAGCATATTAATTCTGtgtaa
- the LOC125074708 gene encoding zinc finger protein 665-like isoform X4: MEFDEIVVKESPGLCRCCLSEGCYKDLGTEYAWMDETEVYADMLLECFDISISQHMEGPNGPNRLICEVCITRLRDACNFKKQVLDSEKKFVDMVGRGEFKSKVIVYQEQMKSEMIMEPQPAHDADVEYLDEEIDYDDGNKDDSNEPTVSEDITVDALPIKGKRGRPKKTTVKPEKKKSKLEEKAKPKIVKDCKIQSDECSTGLTAMQRQNLQTLFSITSIIPFECNDGLACLFCGKQIPHYEDFRKHTKSHEMSVVKSFFNKYKSNFVNIDISETACEACDLSFNYNNLIKHLISFHEFKNVKFSYVNKFDLVYFKCFECVQSYSKFSYLEHHIQKNHNSCYSLKLPIFENENCIVERAKAKTKLKHNLNCPKCLKMLTSKLGFKIHLTKCGIKKESTTVKSKDSNTLKIRHNIASIINMSTAVPFKFFKNKFRCFFCSKDFSDFDNLRDHAIADHPHFNQESKAMKMIKGRDINVKIDISNLTCKLCFENSLALNDLINHLISKHGVNYDKSIECLQPFRVVKDNMPCPICPNMVFRYFKKLLEHMNEFHSDNNIVCAHCGLTFRGHPNYRAHMSRYHRSKACKCPDCNMEFWNLEKLARHRANVHGTKKYKCPQCVEKFITQHLMRKHQILVHGFGHKCPYCGKMFTRNSHMKNHVRRLHLKEKNVECTVCKEKFFDRALLNVHMVKHVGERNYHCDVCGKKFLWKKNLRGHMASHERNS, encoded by the exons ATGGAGTTCGATGAAATTGTGGTGAAAGAGAGCCCAGGGCTTTGCCGGTGCTGTCTTTCTGAAGGTTGTTATAAGGACTTAGGAACAGAGTATGCATGGATGGACGAGACCGAAGTGTACGCCGATATGCTGCTAGAATGCTTTGATATCAGT ataTCGCAACACATGGAAGGACCGAATGGACCAAACCGTCTCATCTGTGAGGTTTGCATCACACGTCTTCGAGATGCGTGTAACTTCAAGAAGCAAGTCCTCGATTCCGAAAAGAAGTTTGTCGACATGGTCGGTAGGGGCGAGTTCAAGTCGAAag taataGTTTATCAGGAACAAATGAAGTCTGAAATGATTATGGAACCGCAACCAGCTCACGACGCTGATGTTGAATATTTGGACGAGGAAATTGATTATGATG ATGGAAACAAAGACGATTCAAACGAACCTACAGTATCTGAAGACATAACAGTTGATGCGTTACCGATAAAAGGCAAACGTGGAAGGCCTAAAAAGACAACCGTCAAACCGGAAAAGAAAAAATCGAAACTAGAGGAAAAGGCTAAACCGAAAATTGTCAAag ATTGTAAAATTCAATCAGACGAATGCTCTACTGGACTGACGGCGATGCAGCGTCAAAATCTCCAAACGTTGTTTTCCATCACAAGCATAATACCATTTGAATGTAATGACGGCTTAGCCTGTTTGTTTTGTGGGAAACAAATACCTCATTACGAGGATTTTAGAAAACATACCAAATCTCACGAAATGTCGGTCGTTAAAAGTTTcttcaataaatacaaaagtaattttgttaatatcgaTATTTCGGAAACTGCTTGCGAAGCTTGTGATTTATCCTTCAATTACAACAATCTCATAAAACACTTGATATCTTTTCATGaattcaaaaatgttaaatttagttacgttaataaattcgatttggtttatttcaaatgttttgaaTGTGTTCAGAGTTATTCAAAGTTTTCGTACTTGGAACATCATATACAGAAAAATCATAATAGTTGTTACAGCTTAAAGTTGCCAATATTTGAGAATGAAAATTGTATCGTTGAAAGGGCTAAAGCGAAAACGAAGTTAAAACATAATCTCAACTGCCCTAAATGTCTTAAGATGTTGACGTCAAAATTaggttttaaaattcatctaaCGAAATGCGgtattaaaaaagaatcaaCAACTGTTAAAAGTAAAGACTCTAACACACTTAAAATAAGACATAATATCGCTAGTATTATCAACATGTCGACGGCAGtgccatttaaatttttcaaaaacaaattccGTTGTTTCTTTTGCTCTAAGGACTTTAGCGATTTCGATAATTTACGGGATCACGCGATAGCCGATCATCCTCATTTCAACCAGGAATCTAAAGCCATGAAAATGATTAAAGGTAgagatataaatgttaaaattgatatttctaATCTAACGTGTAAGCTTTGTTTTGAAAACAGCTTAGCTTTAAATGATTTGATTAATCATCTAATATCGAAACACGGCGTCAATTATGACAAGTCAATAGAATGCTTACAACCTTTTAGAGTCGTTAAAGATAATATGCCTTGTCCAATTTGTCCGAATATGGTctttaggtattttaaaaaacttctcGAACATATGAATGAATTTCATTCCGACAATAATATAGTCTGCGCACATTGCGGTCTAACATTTAGGGGACATCCGAACTACAGGGCTCACATGTCTCGCTATCATAGGAGCAAGGCGTGTAAATGTCCCGATTGCAATATGGAATTTTGGAATTTGGAGAAATTAGCACGTCACAGAGCAAACGTACACGGcacgaaaaaatataaatgtcctCAATGCGTAGAGAAATTTATAACTCAGCATTTGATGCGTAAACATCAAATACTCGTACACGGTTTCGGGCACAAGTGTCCGTATTGTGGTAAAATGTTCACGCGTAACTCTCATATGAAGAATCACGTAAGGCGTCTCCATTTGAAGGAGAAAAATGTAGAATGCACAGTTTGCAAGGAAAAGTTTTTTGATAGAGCTCTTTTGAATGTGCATATGGTCAAACATGTAGGTGAGAGAAACTATCATTGTGATGTATGCGGGAAGAAATTTTTATGGAAGAAGAATTTACGCGGACACATGGCATCACACGAGCGGAACAgctga
- the LOC125074708 gene encoding PR domain zinc finger protein 5-like isoform X8 has protein sequence MEFDEIVVKESPGLCRCCLSEGCYKDLGTEYAWMDETEVYADMLLECFDISISQHMEGPNGPNRLICEVCITRLRDACNFKKQVLDSEKKFVDMVGRGEFKSKVIVYQEQMKSEMIMEPQPAHDADVEYLDEEIDYDDGNKDDSNEPTVSEDITVDALPIKGKRGRPKKTTVKPEKKKSKLEEKAKPKIVKGEKRPVMATEALIKSSMTTTKRNRLMKRNAIIILESSTAIPFKWHRHNYLCFFCHRPFKNLEPLKEHTRNDHKDSSIKSAVSYLKRDEKVKIDVTVINCKTCDESFDNINLLIEHVKVKHDRVFIDNCGYGVIPYKLHKDKFECALCQKDFRYFIKLNQHMNEHYGNYVCELCGKSFLSQDRLRCHSLSHGSNFRCSTCPEIFESLTQKNNHEMTVHNKTRTIKCFFCPETFQNYVLRKRHHNSAHNVEISVISCPVCGKSFHIVSKMWAHLKEVHVREKNFSCSLCDQKFFSRTHVQKHMIKHLGEKIHQCEVCKKSYARKQTLRDHMRIHNNDRRFICPVCSQAFVQNNSLRLHMKVHHSDSINA, from the exons ATGGAGTTCGATGAAATTGTGGTGAAAGAGAGCCCAGGGCTTTGCCGGTGCTGTCTTTCTGAAGGTTGTTATAAGGACTTAGGAACAGAGTATGCATGGATGGACGAGACCGAAGTGTACGCCGATATGCTGCTAGAATGCTTTGATATCAGT ataTCGCAACACATGGAAGGACCGAATGGACCAAACCGTCTCATCTGTGAGGTTTGCATCACACGTCTTCGAGATGCGTGTAACTTCAAGAAGCAAGTCCTCGATTCCGAAAAGAAGTTTGTCGACATGGTCGGTAGGGGCGAGTTCAAGTCGAAag taataGTTTATCAGGAACAAATGAAGTCTGAAATGATTATGGAACCGCAACCAGCTCACGACGCTGATGTTGAATATTTGGACGAGGAAATTGATTATGATG ATGGAAACAAAGACGATTCAAACGAACCTACAGTATCTGAAGACATAACAGTTGATGCGTTACCGATAAAAGGCAAACGTGGAAGGCCTAAAAAGACAACCGTCAAACCGGAAAAGAAAAAATCGAAACTAGAGGAAAAGGCTAAACCGAAAATTGTCAAag gtGAAAAACGCCCTGTGATGGCAACCGAGGCGCTGATTAAGTCCTCAATGACAACGACGAAACGGAATCGTCTAATGAAAAGGAATGCAATCATTATATTAGAATCGTCAACAGCGATCCCTTTTAAATGGCACCGTCATAACTACCTCTGTTTCTTTTGCCATCGTCCTTTCAAAAATTTAGAACCTTTAAAGGAACACACGAGAAATGATCACAAAGATTCCAGTATTAAATCCGCCGTTTCATACCTTAAAAGGGATGAAAAGGTTAAAATTGACGTAACTGTTATCAATTGCAAAACATGCGATGAAAGTTTCGATAATATAAACTTGCTAATAGAGCACGTTAAAGTTAAACATGATAGAGTGTTTATAGATAACTGTGGTTACGGTGTCATACCATACAAAttacataaagataaatttgAATGTGCACTCTGTCAAAAGGATTtccgatattttattaaactaaatcaaCACATGAACGAACACTACGGTAATTATGTGTGCGAATTGTGCGGAAAATCATTTTTGAGTCAGGATCGGTTGCGCTGCCATTCCCTTAGCCACGGTTCGAATTTCCGTTGCAGCACATGTCCAGAGATATTCGAATCGTTGACACAGAAAAACAATCACGAAATGACCGTACATAACAAAACGCGTACGATAAAGTGTTTTTTCTGCCCGGAAACTTTTCAGAATTACGTGTTGAGGAAGCGTCATCACAATTCCGCTCACAATGTCGAGATATCAGTGATAAGTTGCCCCGTTTGCGGGAAATCGTTCCACATCGTAAGCAAAATGTGGGCTCACTTGAAGGAAGTTCACGTAAGAGAGAAGAACTTCTCGTGTTCACTCTGTGATCAGAAGTTCTTTTCAAGGACACACGTTCAGAAACACATGATAAAACATTTAGGCGAGAAAATCCATCAGTGTGAAGTTTGTAAGAAGTCGTACGCGAGAAAGCAAACACTAAGAGATCATATGAGGATACATAATAACGATAGGAGGTTCATTTGTCCTGTTTGTAGCCAAGCTTTCGTTCAGAACAACAGTTTGCGTTTGCATATGAAAGTCCATCATTCGGATTCTATAAATGCATag